Proteins encoded in a region of the Malaciobacter mytili LMG 24559 genome:
- a CDS encoding response regulator transcription factor — protein MKILLLEDNERLANLVASALKNESYKVDIFSDGEEALEACANGYQCLILDINVPSLDGISVLEAFRTYNDSIPVIIISSNYELDKIQTSYETGCDEYLKKPFFMYELIHKIKKLCKYEPKLLDFGNNILFDYTKHSLTKDEEDIKLAKKEILFLELLGKDINRVFSFDEIEEYVWEGEPTTLINIRALVKRLRKKIPEKSIKIVKGLGYSLNAQEVKIV, from the coding sequence CTAATTTAGTTGCTAGTGCTTTAAAAAATGAAAGTTATAAAGTAGATATATTTAGTGATGGAGAAGAAGCTTTAGAAGCTTGTGCAAATGGCTATCAATGCCTAATTTTAGATATAAATGTACCTTCATTAGATGGTATTTCTGTATTAGAAGCTTTTAGAACATATAATGATAGTATCCCTGTAATTATAATTAGTTCAAATTATGAACTTGATAAAATTCAAACTTCATATGAAACAGGTTGTGATGAATATCTAAAAAAACCTTTTTTTATGTATGAGCTTATTCATAAAATAAAAAAACTCTGTAAATATGAACCAAAGCTTTTAGATTTTGGAAATAATATTTTATTTGATTATACAAAACACTCTTTAACTAAAGATGAAGAGGATATTAAACTTGCTAAAAAAGAGATTCTTTTTTTAGAACTTTTAGGAAAAGATATAAATAGAGTTTTTAGCTTTGATGAAATAGAAGAGTATGTTTGGGAAGGGGAACCAACTACTTTAATAAATATAAGAGCATTAGTAAAAAGATTAAGAAAAAAAATCCCAGAAAAATCTATAAAAATAGTAAAAGGCTTGGGCTATTCTTTAAATGCACAAGAGGTTAAGATAGTTTAA